AGGGTCGTTGTAAGCCGGTTTAGACAATGATTGGCCGCTACTGGGTGCACCTATCATTAACCTGATAGTGGAATTGCTGCACTACTGTGGCGTGTACGGGTAGTGGCCACGGCCGGAAGGAAGCCGCCGACTTCCCCCTGGGGTCTGTGATAGCTGGAGCGGCCGGAAAATTTTTTACCCGCCGAAGACGATCGCCACACTATAGTGAGCCTTTAAGAACATTTGATCGACACCTGCCCCCGCGGTGGCGAGACAAGCTGGCTTATTGTCGCGCAGTTAACAACCAGTTTTGTTACCCGCAGAGGTAAGCAACTACCTTCGGCACACCGGGTTTTCTCAGGAGGATTGTGATGCAACAAACCCGCATGACCCCACTTGCAACCATTATTGGGTTACTGCTGCTTGTGCTCATCTTGCTGTTTGCGGCAGGATACTTCCTCCTGGGCTGGGGAACATCCCGCAGTGATGCACCTGCGGTCAGCAATGTTGCAACTAAGACTGCAAACTCAACCCCAGATACGACCTCTCTTCCCTCGACAACCTCGTCGTCACCAACTGTGGTGACGAAAACCGTCACCTCTCCGTTCTCCCCGTCACCCACCGCCCCACATACGACACCACCAGTCGAGCCGCGGGAAGATCCCGTACCGATGCCGCCGGACACCCCACCCGCCCCGCAGCCTAGTGGGCGTGACTGCGGTGAACACACCTATGCGCTGACCGATGTCACATCTTGTCCCTTCGCACGATCAACAGGCTACACCCTCGGGAACCCGCCGCCAGAGATCGGCTATGTCACCATCGCGGTGTATTCCCCGGTTACAGACGAATTCTATGACATGGCCTGCCAGCGCATAGCAGACCCCAATACCTGGGACTGTTTAGGAGGAAGCAATGCGAAAGTACGGATTCACGGTTCTGCCTAGCGCAGTCGCCCCCAATAGCCAAAGCGTAGCGACATTGTGGCTATGCGGGGGTGCATCACAGGGAACCAGTCGTATTTGATGCGTCGATCCTTGCTGTGGTAGCGTAGTGCGCACTACCGCCGAAGCGGGTATGCAATCATGCCCGTGAAGGTAACAAGCGGAGATCCCTCCCACCAGATGCCGCAACATCAGTTTCTGATGTTGATGGATAACGGTCACCATTTAGCGGCAGTCGCGAGCATGTATCGGCGAAAGACTTCGAGGAACCTCAGGTCTTGTCAATAGCACCTGTAATAGTGTGCGTCTCGTGGCCGCCTGTTAAAAGGTAGAAACAGGATCTCCCGTGCCGGAACACCCGGTACGGGATTTTTTGTGGGGTCTAGACGCGAAGGAAGCGAGAATGCACAATTACCACGCTTCCTAGCGCCTCCGGTTGGCGGTAGGACGCACACCGAGGGTGTGTTGCCGACAATTCACCGCATACCATTTAGTTGCACTAGCGACTCATCGTATGCGAGACGGTGATTCGGCTGCACCCTTCACTCAAGTTTGCGCACCATCACAGTTTTTCGACTCTAGGAGTTCCCATCAGCGCTGAAGCTCGCATTAATGAGCGTATCCGAGTACCCGAGGTTCGACTGGTCGGACCTGACGGAGAGCAGGTGGGCATCGTTCGTATTGAGGACGCCCGCAAAATCGCTTATGAGGCCGACCTTGATCTCGTAGAACTTGCCCCAAATGCGAAACCGCCGGTTTGCAAGATCATGGACTATGGCAAGTTCAAATATGAACAAGCCCAAAAAGCCCGTGAATCGCGTCGTAACCAGCAGCAAACTGTTGTCAAAGAACAGAAGCTGCGGCCGAAGATTGACGACCACGACTACGAGACCAAAAAAGGCAACGTTATTCGTTTCCTTGAAAAAGGTTCCAAGGTTAAGGTCACCATTATGTTCCGTGGCCGTGAACAGTCACGCCCGGAACTGGGGTTCCGACTCCTCGACCGACTGGCGAACGACGTTGCCGAATATGGTGTCGTCGAAACGAAGCCAAAGCAAGATGGTCGCAACATGACGATGGTGTTGGGGCCGATTCGCAAAGCGAAGAAGTAATCCATCCCTCGGGCGTGTTCAACCCCCACGCTGTTGGTTTCCGCGCTCTTGCCGGCGCTGTACACTCTCGCAGCTTGTGAGTAGTAGATGAGGTCATGCCAGACGGTGTTTTCCGCACTGCTGTCACTGTGACTAGTCCGGCACATTCAGCGGTGGTCACCCCGGGACTCGGGGAAACCCACCAACAGCAACCGAACAGACAACTCGATCCGAAAGAAAAGATCATGAAGCAGAAGACCCACAAGGGCACCGCCAAGCGCGTGAAGATCACCGGTTCCGGCAAACTTCGTCGTGAACAGGCCAACCGTCGCCACCTGCTGGAAGGTAAGCCTTCCACCCGCACCCGTCGCCTGAAGGGCACCACGGATGTTGACAAGGCTGACACCCGCCGCGTGAAGCGTCTGCTGGGCAAGGCATAGCCAACCCGATTTGGCAACTATTGCCTTTTCCCGCCGCACTATAACGACCAGCACCACAAAGATAAGCTGGCAACCAGATAGCGGCCGGTGTGAGCCCAACTCAAACGGTAGGGAAGACACACCAATCTTTGACAACATTCTACCCCACAACTGTTAGGAAGTTTTACCGTGGCACGTGTTAAGCGGTCAGTCAACGCGAAGAAGAAGCGTCGCGAAATTCTGAAGTCTGCCAAGGGTTACCGTGGCCAGCGTTCCCGCCTGTACCGGAAGGCGAAGGAACAGTGGCTGCACTCCATGACCTACGCCTACCGCGATCGTCGTAAGCGTAAGGGTCAGTTCCGTCGCCTGTGGATCACCCGTATTAATGCGGCTGCTCGCATGAACGACATCACCTACAACCGGCTGATCCAGGGTCTCAAGCTGGCCGGTATCGAAGTTGACCGGAAGATGCTCGCCGAGCTCGCTGTTTCCGACTTTGCCGCCTTCACCGCAATTTGCGAAGCTGCGAAAGCTGCGCTGCCAGAAGATGTGAACGCGCCAAAGGCTGCATAAGTTTTTCCCTTTCGCTGAAGGCGAAGGAACCATCCGCTGACAGTGTGCAATGCACCCTTACAGCGGATCGCACAAACCCTGTACCACGTCGAGTCAGAAAGTAACCACCAGTTTTCGGTGCACTTCTGGCGAGTCTTGGTGCAGGGTTTTCCTGTCTTAGCACTCCTTGACTTCAGTGTCTCCAGACTTGTCAACGCTTGGAAGTGCATAGCTGCCGTTGAGACGGTAGATTGTGTGAGGTGAAAGACAGCGCACCGATGCACTACACCAAACGCACCCCCCGGGTCGTGAAAGCAGCCAAATTGAAAAAGGCCGCCGAACGAAAACGGCGGGGACAGATGCTGGTGGAAGGCTCGAATGCTCTCCAGGCAGCCACCGATCAAGGAGAAATCCTTGATCTTTTCGCAACGGATGAAGCATTTATCGAATATCGCGAGCTCATTGAGCAAGCAGCTCGCGCCGGTGCCTATGTGCATCGCATCGATGACTCGGCCAAGCATGCCCTAGCCGACACTGTCACTTCACCTGGTTTGTTTGGGGTGTGTCGGACGATTCTGCAGCCGGTCGATGCGATTCTCGACGAAGATCCACAACTGCTTGTGGTGGGGGTGGACACACAAGAACCCGGAAACTGTGGAACCCTGATTCGGCTGGCTGCCGCGCTCGGCGCAGATGCCATCATTTTCGCCGGGGACAGTGCAGATCCCCAAGGTGGCAAAGCAGTGCGTTCCAGTGCGGGAAGTATCTTTACCATTCCTGTTGCCCGGGTGGAAGATCCCAGCGAACTAGTAGAAGAGCTGCATCGACGCAACATCAACACCGTAGCGACAACCCTGCACGCGCCCCACAGCCTGCACGATCCAAAAATATCGGCCTCCTTAGCCTCACCGACTGCCTGGCTATTCGGAAACGAAGCCCACGGACTGCGGGACAAGGTAGCAAATTCGGCAACCTTGCAAGTACGGCTACCAATGAGTCCGAGAGTGGAATCGCTCAACGTCGCCGCGGCGGCGGCAATTTGTGTCTGGGAATCCGCCCGTGCGTTAGGCACGGTTACCGACAAGCAGCCGTAACGCTTGCCGAAGCAACGCATAGACAGCCAGAAGCAGGTAAACCCAAGGTAGTCTGCAGCTGTTAGCGGCGGGGCGAACTGCCACTTGGTGCCACGGGGTTGGTAGCATGTAGCAGCAGCAACGGTGGCATGCGCCGCACCTACCGCACTACACCGAATTTGCGCCCAACCAACTATCTGCAAATCAATAAGAAACAAGAAAGTACTGCTTGTGAGTGACATTGCGCTGACTGAAGCGAATCTAACCGAGCTGGCCCGCAAGGCGTGCGCTGCATTCGACAATGCGAAGGATCTTGAGGAGCTTCAGCAGCTTCGTCGGGATCACCTGGGAGACGATGCGCCCCTGTCGCTGGCACGTCGCTCGTTGGGTTTTCTCCCGAAAGAAGAACGCAAAGAAGCTGGCCGCCTGGTCAATATTGCCCGTGGCCAAGCTGAACGACGCTACGGCGAAGTGAACGTGGTGCTCACTGAACAGCGTGACGCGCAGCGTCTCATCGACGAACGAGTAGATGTTACGGTTGCCACTCCCAGGCGGCGCCGCGGTGCAATGCATCCGATCACCGCACTTTCGGAACAAGTTGCGGATATTTTCCTGGCCATGGGCTGGGAGATTGCCGACGGTCCGGAAGTCGAAGCAGAATACTTCAACTTTGACGCACTGAACTTCCTGCCGGATCACCCGGCACGAACACTGCAAGACACCTTCCATATCGCCCCGCACGGTTCCGGCAAAGTGCTGCGCACCCACACCTCACCGGTGCAGATGCGCACCATGCTCGCGCGTGAAGTACCGATCTATATCGCCTGCCCGGGTCGCGTATTTCGCACCGATGAGCTCGATGCCACCCACACTCCAGTGTTCCACCAGGTAGAAGGTCTCGCCGTGGATAAAGGGCTGACTATGGCCCATTTGAAGGGCACTCTCGACCATCTGGCGCGCACCCTGTTTGGGGAAGGCACCACCACACGGATGCGCACCAACTATTTCCCCTTCACTGAACCCTCCGCTGAAGTCGACGTGTGGTTCCCAAATAAAAAGGGAGGACCCGGCTGGATTGAATGGGGCGGCTGCGGCATGGTGAATCCGAATGTGCTGCGCGCAGCAGGCATTGATCCTGAAGAGTACAACGGCTTCGCGTTCGGCATGGGGTTGGAACGCACCCTGCAATTTATGAACGGTTTATCCGATATGCGCGACATGGTTGAAGGCGATATTCGTTTCACTAGCCCATTTGGGGTGCAGGCTTAGATCGTTGGTCAGCCACATGTTGAGCAACAACAGTTGTAACCACCAAGCAGTTACGACACCTGCCACGCTCCCTTGACCGTTCCCTCCCTTCTTGTATTGAAACTGTGAGATTATGCTGATTTCCAAGCGTTGGATCCTGTCCCTACTCCAGGGCGCTGGGGTGGCCCCAGCCGACTTTGCCCCTACTGATGAAGAATTTGACCAGGCTTTTGTGCGGGTCGGATTCGAAACGGAGGGCTATGCACCGATTCCCCAAACCACCGGCCCGTTGGTAGTTGGTGTGGTTGAACATATTGAGGAGCTCACTGGCTTTAAAAAACCAATCCGGCACTGCCAGGTGAATGTTGGCCAAGCTAATGGCACCGGCGAGCTGCAGTCAATTGTGTGTGGTGCCCGGAATTTCCAGGAAGGTGACACAGTGGTGGTTGCCTTGCCGGGTACCGTGTTGCCGGGTGATTTTGCCATCGCCACCCGGAAAACCTACGGCAAAATCTCTGACGGCATGATCTGTTCGGCCGCCGAGCTCGGAATGACTGACAAGCAGAATTCCGGAATTATGGTGCTGCCGGCAGCAATCGCCGAACCGGGGGCGTCTGCCTATGAATTGTTAGGGCTTGACGACACCGTATTCGATGTCAATATCACCCCGGATCGCGGCTACGCCCTCTCGTTGCGTGGGCTCGCTCGTGAAATTGCCTCAGCCTATGATTTGCCGTACGTCGATGTGGCAGCTGATCCATCGATCGCAGGAATTACTTGTGCACCTATCGACTGGCAGCCAGGAGAAGTAGCAGTCTCGTTGGATCCTGCGACGAAAGCCCGCCGGTTTGGTTTGGTGACTGTGGCTGGTATCGATCCGACTGTGGAATCACCGTTGTGGATGCAGCGGGAATTAATGCTGTGCGGACAGCGGCCGGTCAACGCCGCAACCGACATCACTAACTATGTGATGATGCTGCTCGGGCAGCCGATGCATGCCTTTGACGCTGCGAAAATCCACGGTGATCTGGTGGTTCGAAACGCGCAACCGGGGGAGCGGTTGACCACGCTGGATGAAAAAGAGCGGGAACTGTCCGCTGAAGATGTGGTGATCTGCGACGATGCAGGGGTGCAGTCTCTTGCCGGTGTCATGGGTGGTGCCACGTCGGAGATTTCTGCAACTACTACCGATGTGCATTTCGAGGCAGCTTCCTGGGATCCGATCACCGTTGCCCGTACCTGCCGACGGCACAAGCTCACTTCGGAAGCGTCCCGCCGCTTCGAACGGGGTGTTGATCCTGCGATTATCGAAGTCGCGTTGGATATTGCTGCATCACTGCTGGTGCAAATCGCAGGTGGATCAATCACCGGCAAACGCACCTTGGTTGGGGAAGTTCCAGCGATGCCGGTGATCACTATGGATGCGCTGCGGCCGCAACGTATCGCGGGGAAGGAAATTCCGGCGTCGGCAGCAATTGGCCGCTTGCAGGAGGTGGGCTGTGCGATCAGCGAAACTGACGGTGAGCTTACCGTCACTCCACCAACTTGGCGGGGCGATATCACGATGCCCGCCGATTTGGTTGAAGAGGTACTTCGTTTGGAAGGGCTCGACGACATTCCGTCGATTACACCAACCTCCCCATCGGGTCGTGGTTTGTCGATGGCACAGCGTCGCCGACGTGCAGTCGGCCATGCCCTCGCCTACAACGGCTATGTGGAGATTATTCCGACACCGTTTATCGCCAATAACGTGTTTGATCTGTGGGATCTCGCAGCCGACGATCCGCGGCGAAACACCGTCAAAGTAGCAAACCCCCTCGAGTCTGACTATGGCCAATTGGCTACCACCTTGCTGCCAAGCCTGTGTGAGGTCGTTGCCCGAAATGTTGCTCGCGGCAATACTGATGTAGCACTCTACGGCGTAGCGCAGGTGGCACATGCCGCAAGTGTTGAACGCACCCCAATGTTGGCAACTGATCATCGTCCAACCGACGATGAGGTCAAGGAGCTGCTGCACACACTGCCGCAGCAACCATTGCATGTGGCTGCAATGGGTACGGGTTTGCTTGCTCCGGTTGGACCTGCACAGTCAACAACACAGTACAGCTGGAGTGATGCCATCGAAGCAGCCCGCATTGTGGCTGGCGCCTGCGGTGTGCAGATCACGGTCGAACAAGCGGAGATGCTGCCATGGCATCCTGGCC
The Corynebacterium choanae DNA segment above includes these coding regions:
- a CDS encoding TrmH family RNA methyltransferase; translation: MKDSAPMHYTKRTPRVVKAAKLKKAAERKRRGQMLVEGSNALQAATDQGEILDLFATDEAFIEYRELIEQAARAGAYVHRIDDSAKHALADTVTSPGLFGVCRTILQPVDAILDEDPQLLVVGVDTQEPGNCGTLIRLAAALGADAIIFAGDSADPQGGKAVRSSAGSIFTIPVARVEDPSELVEELHRRNINTVATTLHAPHSLHDPKISASLASPTAWLFGNEAHGLRDKVANSATLQVRLPMSPRVESLNVAAAAAICVWESARALGTVTDKQP
- the rplT gene encoding 50S ribosomal protein L20 is translated as MARVKRSVNAKKKRREILKSAKGYRGQRSRLYRKAKEQWLHSMTYAYRDRRKRKGQFRRLWITRINAAARMNDITYNRLIQGLKLAGIEVDRKMLAELAVSDFAAFTAICEAAKAALPEDVNAPKAA
- the infC gene encoding translation initiation factor IF-3, giving the protein MHPSLKFAHHHSFSTLGVPISAEARINERIRVPEVRLVGPDGEQVGIVRIEDARKIAYEADLDLVELAPNAKPPVCKIMDYGKFKYEQAQKARESRRNQQQTVVKEQKLRPKIDDHDYETKKGNVIRFLEKGSKVKVTIMFRGREQSRPELGFRLLDRLANDVAEYGVVETKPKQDGRNMTMVLGPIRKAKK
- the pheT gene encoding phenylalanine--tRNA ligase subunit beta; the encoded protein is MLISKRWILSLLQGAGVAPADFAPTDEEFDQAFVRVGFETEGYAPIPQTTGPLVVGVVEHIEELTGFKKPIRHCQVNVGQANGTGELQSIVCGARNFQEGDTVVVALPGTVLPGDFAIATRKTYGKISDGMICSAAELGMTDKQNSGIMVLPAAIAEPGASAYELLGLDDTVFDVNITPDRGYALSLRGLAREIASAYDLPYVDVAADPSIAGITCAPIDWQPGEVAVSLDPATKARRFGLVTVAGIDPTVESPLWMQRELMLCGQRPVNAATDITNYVMMLLGQPMHAFDAAKIHGDLVVRNAQPGERLTTLDEKERELSAEDVVICDDAGVQSLAGVMGGATSEISATTTDVHFEAASWDPITVARTCRRHKLTSEASRRFERGVDPAIIEVALDIAASLLVQIAGGSITGKRTLVGEVPAMPVITMDALRPQRIAGKEIPASAAIGRLQEVGCAISETDGELTVTPPTWRGDITMPADLVEEVLRLEGLDDIPSITPTSPSGRGLSMAQRRRRAVGHALAYNGYVEIIPTPFIANNVFDLWDLAADDPRRNTVKVANPLESDYGQLATTLLPSLCEVVARNVARGNTDVALYGVAQVAHAASVERTPMLATDHRPTDDEVKELLHTLPQQPLHVAAMGTGLLAPVGPAQSTTQYSWSDAIEAARIVAGACGVQITVEQAEMLPWHPGRCAAITFGDDVLGYAGELHPKVIEALHLPERTCAMELDLSPVLTAPVSLPAPELSPYPALLQDVALVVDEALPAESVRQVLAENAGPLLEQVELFDVYTSERLGAGKKSLAFNLRFRAADRTLTDEECNEAKQQAVAAAEAAFGAQQRA
- the rpmI gene encoding 50S ribosomal protein L35, whose protein sequence is MKQKTHKGTAKRVKITGSGKLRREQANRRHLLEGKPSTRTRRLKGTTDVDKADTRRVKRLLGKA
- the pheS gene encoding phenylalanine--tRNA ligase subunit alpha; the protein is MSDIALTEANLTELARKACAAFDNAKDLEELQQLRRDHLGDDAPLSLARRSLGFLPKEERKEAGRLVNIARGQAERRYGEVNVVLTEQRDAQRLIDERVDVTVATPRRRRGAMHPITALSEQVADIFLAMGWEIADGPEVEAEYFNFDALNFLPDHPARTLQDTFHIAPHGSGKVLRTHTSPVQMRTMLAREVPIYIACPGRVFRTDELDATHTPVFHQVEGLAVDKGLTMAHLKGTLDHLARTLFGEGTTTRMRTNYFPFTEPSAEVDVWFPNKKGGPGWIEWGGCGMVNPNVLRAAGIDPEEYNGFAFGMGLERTLQFMNGLSDMRDMVEGDIRFTSPFGVQA